The Primulina eburnea isolate SZY01 chromosome 13, ASM2296580v1, whole genome shotgun sequence genome includes a region encoding these proteins:
- the LOC140809136 gene encoding uncharacterized protein, whose product MDSGCLDWHKPPRLYIKCNVDAAFFPSDQKIGIGCILRDENGMLLRCRSCVVAGMFSVKEGEAMGLLEALSWVRRLGLKKVYFEMDAKVVVESIRYSDVANECAHALAKASCSYASPMEWS is encoded by the exons ATGGATAGTGGTTGTCTTGATTGGCATAAGCCACCCCGACTATATATAAAATGTAATGTGGATGCGGCGTTCTTTCCTTCCGATCAAAAGATAGGCATAGGATGCATCTTACGTGATGAAAATGGTATGTTGCTGAGGTGTCGTTCCTGTGTTGTTGCTGGGATGTTTAGTGTTAAAGAGGGGGAGGCCATGGGTCTTCTTGAAGCGTTATCTTGGGTGCGAAGACTGGGGTTGAAGAAAGTGTACTTTGAAATGGATGCAAAGGTGGTGGTGGAGTCGATTAGATATTCCGACGTTG CGAACGAGTGTGCTCATGCTTTAGCAAAAGCTTCTTGTTCTTATGCTAGTCCAATGGAGTGGAGTTAA
- the LOC140810873 gene encoding carbamoyl phosphate synthase arginine-specific large chain, chloroplastic-like, with the protein MNHCAHQCKNALYNLVQANPSIPVQKLSPHLFPQTKVALKKSSTSLYLSSRRFTLKSAKTQATGVKNGDGSSNGGILGVEKGVGKRTDIKKILILGAGPIVIGQACEFDYSGTQACKALREEGYKVILINSNPATIMTDPDMADRTYIEPLTPDLVEQVLEKERPDALLPTMGGQTALNLAVALAESGALEKYGVELIGAKLDAIKKAEDRDLFKQAMKNIGLKTPPSGTGTTLEECIDIANLIGEFPLIIRPAFTLGGTGGGIAYNWEEFEAICKSGLAASVTSQVLVEKSLLGWKEYELEVMRDLADNVVIICSIENIDPMGVHTGDSITVAPAQTLTDKEYQRLRDYSIAIIREIGVECGGSNVQFAVNPKDGEVMVIEMNPRVSRSSALASKATGFPIAKMAAKLSVGYSLDQIPNDITKKTPASFEPSIDYVVTKIPRFAFEKFPGSEPILTTQMKSVGESMAVGRTFQESFQKAVRSLECGYFGWGCAQVKELDWDWEIIKYSLRVPSPDRIHSIYAAMKRGMKVDDIHELSYIDKWFLTQLKELVDVEQYLLARNLSQMTVDDFWEVKKRGFSDKQIAYAIKSTEKEVRSKRLSFGVKPVYKRVDTCAAEFEADTPYMYSSYEFECESAPTQRKKVLILGGGPNRIGQGIEFDYCCCHTSFALQDADYETIMMNSNPETVSTDYDTSDRLYFEPLTVEDVLNVIDLEGPDGIIVQFGGQTPLKLALPIQHYLDEHKPKCRSGAGFVSIWGTSPDSIDAAEDRERFNTILKELQIEQPKGGIAKSEKDALAIAADIGYPVVVRPSYVLGGRAMEIVYSDEKLVTYLETAVEVDPERPVLVDKYLSDAIEIDVDSLADSHGNVVIGGIMEHIEQAGVHSGDSACLLPTKTVSSSCLETIRNWTTKLAKRLNVIGLMNCQYAITASGEVFLLEANPRASRTVPFVSKAIGHPLAKYAALVMSGKTLQDLQFTKEVIPKHVSVKEAVLPFDKFQGADVILGPEMRSTGEVMGIYYEYSIAFAKALIAAGQKPPLSGTLFLSLNDLTKSHLATIARAFLDLGFKIVATSGTAHVLDSEGFPVERVLKMHEGRPHAGDMIANRQIQMMVITSSGDDLDQIDGRQLRRMALAYKIPIVTTVAGALATAEAIKSLKSSKIEMLALQDYFNIDNETERSSTLQSISSHS; encoded by the exons ATGAATCATTGTGCACATCAATGTAAAAATGCTCTATATAACCTGGTTCAAGCCAATCCAAGTATACCCGTACAAAAGCTTTCCCCCCACCTTTTCCCCCAGACAAAAGTAGCATTAAAGAAGAGTTCAACAAGTCTATACCTGTCATCTCGTCGCTTTACCTTAAAGTCTGCAAAAACTCAGGCTACTGGTGTAAAAAATGGTGATGGTTCATCAAATGGAGGGATTCTTGGAGTTGAAAAAGGTGTGGGCAAAAGAACAGACATAAAGAAGATCCTGATCTTGGGAGCGGGGCCTATTGTGATAGGTCAGGCTTGCGAGTTTGATTACTCAGGCACGCAAGCCTGCAAGGCTCTTAGAGAAGAAGGATATAAGGTGATCCTTATTAATTCAAATCCGGCCACTATAATGACTGACCCTGACATGGCAGACAGGACTTACATCGAGCCATTGACACCAGACTTGGTTGAGCAAGTGCTAGAAAAGGAGAGACCTGATGCTTTGTTGCCCACTATGGGTGGTCAGACGGCACTTAATCTTGCTGTGGCGCTGGCAGAGAGTGGTGCTCTTGAGAAGTATGGTGTGGAGTTAATTGGTGCAAAGCTTGATGCAATCAAGAAGGCAGAGGATAGGGATTTGTTTAAGCAGGCTATGAAGAATATTGGACTTAAGACGCCTCCTTCAGGGACTGGGACTACACTTGAGGAATGCATCGATATTGCCAACTTAATTGGGGAGTTCCCCTTGATTATCCGGCCTGCATTCACCTTAGGTGGGACAGGAGGTGGGATTGCTTATAACTGGGAGGAATTCGAGGCCATATGTAAGTCAGGGCTCGCTGCTAGTGTGACATCTCAGGTTTTGGTTGAGAAGTCCTTGTTGGGGTGGAAAGAGTATGAGCTTGAGGTTATGAGAGATTTAGCAGATAATGTGGTGATTATTTGCTCGATTGAAAATATTGATCCCATGGGAGTTCACACTGGGGACTCCATCACTGTGGCCCCTGCACAAACCTTGACAGATAAGGAGTACCAGAGACTCAGAGATTATTCTATTGCTATTATTAGGGAAATTGGAGTTGAATGTGGAGGCTCTAATGTTCAGTTTGCTGTTAATCCTAAAGACGGAGAGGTAATGGTGATTGAGATGAATCCTAGAGTTTCAAGATCATCAGCTTTGGCATCAAAAGCAACTGGTTTCCCTATAGCCAAGATGGCTGCCAAGTTATCGGTCGGTTACTCATTGGATCAGATTCCTAATGATATCACAAAGAAAACACCAGCAAGTTTTGAGCCTTCCATTGACTATGTTGTTACTAAG ATACCTAGGTTTGCATTTGAGAAATTTCCTGGATCAGAGCCAATTCTAACAACCCAGATGAAGTCTGTTGGTGAATCGATGGCAGTGGGCCGAACATTCCAAGAATCTTTTCAAAAAGCTGTGCGATCACTAGAATGTGGGTATTTTGGATGGGGTTGTGCACAAGTCAAGGAACTTGACTGGGATTGGGAGATAATAAAATACAGTTTACGGGTGCCCAGCCCAGATCGCATCCATTCCATTTATGCTGCAATGAAGAGGGGAATGAAGGTGGATGATATCCATGAATTGAGTTACATTGATAAATGGTTCCTCACTCAGCTTAAAGAACTTGTAGATGTGGAACAGTATCTTTTGGCTCGGAATTTGTCACAAATGACTGTTGATGACTTCTGGGAAGTGAAGAAAAGAGGGTTTAGTGATAAACAGATTGCTTACGCCATAAAGTCTACCGAGAAAGAAGTTCGATCAAAGAGATTATCTTTTGGGGTTAAACCAGTATACAAAAGAGTCGATACATGTGCTGCAGAGTTTGAAGCTGATACCCCTTACATGTATTCATCCTATGAGTTTGAGTGTGAATCAGCTCCCACTCAAAGGAAAAAGGTTTTGATTTTAGGTGGAGGACCAAATCGGATAGGACAAGGGATTGAGTTTGATTATTGCTGCTGCCATACCTCGTTTGCCCTTCAG GATGCAGACTATGAAACAATCATGATGAATTCAAACCCAGAAACAGTATCGACAGATTATGACACCAGTGATCGGCTCTACTTTGAACCTCTCACTGTTGAGGATGTTCTCAATGTCATCGACTTGGAAGGACCTGATGGCATCATCGTCCAATTTGGCGGTCAAACTCCTCTAAAATTGGCTCTTCCTATTCAGCATTATTTAGATGAGCACAAGCCCAAGTGTCGAAGTGGTGCTGGATTTGTTAGCATCTGGGGCACATCCCCTGATTCTATCGATGCTGCTGAGGATAGGGAGAGATTTAATACAATTTTGAAGGAATTACAGATAGAGCAGCCAAAGGGAGGAATTGCGAAGAGTGAAAAAGATGCACTAGCTATTGCGGCAGACATTGGCTACCCTGTTGTTGTTCGACCTTCCTATGTTTTAGGGGGTAGGGCAATGGAAATTGTTTACAGTGATGAAAAACTTGTAACTTATCTTGAAACTGCTGTTGAGGTGGATCCCGAGCGTCCCGTTCTTGTTGACAAATACTTATCTGATGCTATAGAGATTGATGTCGATTCACTCGCTGACTCACATGGTAACGTAGTGATTGGTGGAATAATGGAGCACATTGAGCAGGCTGGAGTCCATTCCGGGGATTCAGCATGCTTGCTTCCCACAAAAACTGTGTCATCTTCATGCTTGGAAACAATTAGAAACTGGACAACAAAATTGGCGAAGCGGTTGAATGTGATTGGACTCATGAACTGTCAGTATGCAATTACGGCTTCAGGGGAAGTTTTCTTGCTCGAGGCTAACCCTCGTGCATCCAGGACAGTTCCTTTTGTATCCAAGGCCATTGGTCATCCACTGGCTAAATATGCTGCTCTCGTTATGTCAGGGAAAACTCTCCAGGACTTGCAGTTCACAAAAGAGGTTATCCCAAAGCATGTGTCTGTTAAAGAAGCCGTTCTTCCATTTGACAAATTCCAAGGAGCTGATGTTATTCTAGGTCCGGAGATGCGTAGTACTGGTGAAGTTATGGGCATCTACTACGAGTACTCAATCGCATTTGCGAAGGCGTTAATTGCTGCTGGACAGAAGCCACCTCTTTCTGGTACCCTCTTTCTCAGCTTAAACGACTTAACCAAGTCCCATCTTGCAACAATTGCCCGAGCCTTTCTTGATCTTGGTTTCAAGATTGTTGCGACTTCTGGCACAGCCCATGTCCTCGATTCCGAAGGTTTTCCAGTCGAGCGAGTGTTGAAGATGCACGAGGGACGGCCTCATGCCGGTGATATGATTGCTAACAGGCAAATTCAGATGATGGTGATCACAAGTTCAGGCGACGATCTCGACCAAATTGACGGAAGACAGCTGCGAAGAATGGCTCTGGCTTACAAGATTCCTATAGTAACTACTGTTGCTGGAGCTTTGGCTACTGCTGAAGccattaaaagtttaaaaagcaGCAAGATTGAGATGTTAGCTCTGCAAGATTACTTCAACATTGACAACGAAACAGAGAGAAGCAGTACATTACAGTCAATTTCATCTCATTCGTAA
- the LOC140810875 gene encoding uncharacterized protein isoform X2 translates to MRLQSSLFGGFFVLSLLFAVSFSNADTYEVVGIGECADCEENRFKTSQAFSGLRVSIDCKLEDEKIERIGFGELDDEGKFKVPIPNTFEQTLKKECYAQLHSAAAVACPAHDGLEASKIVFKSQTKGIYTFSPSKNLKFSAALCTSKFFWPIFQFPPHPLDPWKNHFHWFLPPQVPVYQPPVHVYKPNPPVYNPPVPVYKPNPPVYNPPPVPVYKPKPPVYKPPVPVYKPEPPVYKPPVPVYKPKPEPPVYKPKPEPPVYKPKPEPPVYKPKPEPPVYKPEPPPKPEPPVYKPEPPVYKPEPPVYKPEPPVYKPKPEPPVYKPKPEPKPEPPVYKPKPEPPVYKPKPEPPVYKPKPEPKPEPPVYKPKPEPPVYKPKPEPKPEPPVYKPKPEPPVYKPKPEPKPEPPVYKPKPEPKPEPPVYKPKPEPPVYKPKPEPKPEPPVYKPKPEPPVYKPKPEPKPEPPVYEPKPEPPVYKPLPPPVPVYTPTPEPPVVTKPLPPPTPYYPPVIKKPCPPVPELPPKYLNHPKFGHFPPLPPFHP, encoded by the exons ATGAGGCTTCAAAGTTCCCTTTTCGGGGGTTTCTTTGTTCTGTCTTTACTATTTGCAGTGAGTTTCAGTAATGCTGATACGTACGAGGTCGTAGGGATTGGAGAGTGTGCGGATTGTGAGGAGAATCGCTTCAAAACCAGCCAGGCATTTTCAG GGCTTCGTGTAAGCATAGACTGCAAGCTCGAGGACGAAAAGATCGAAAGAATCGGTTTCGGGGAGCTCGATGATGAAGGAAAATTCAAGGTCCCGATCCCGAATACATTTGAACAAACACTCAAAAAAGAATGCTACGCGCAGCTGCACAGCGCGGCTGCGGTTGCTTGCCCAGCCCATGATGGCCTAGAGGCCTCAAAGATTGTGTTCAAATCCCAAACAAAAGGCATATACACCTTTAGCCCCAGCAAGAATCTCAAATTTTCAGCTGCATTGTGCACTTCCAAGTTCTTTTGGCCGATTTTCCAGTTCCCTCCTCACCCACTTGATCCTTGGAAGAATCACTTCCATTGGTTCCTTCCTCCCCAAGTACCGGTCTACCAGCCCCCGGTCCACGTTTACAAGCCGAATCCACCGGTTTACAACCCGCCGGTTCCGGTTTACAAGCCGAATCCACCGGTCTACAATCCTCCCCCTGTTCCAGTTTACAAGCCGAAACCACCAGTCTATAAGCCACCTGTTCCTGTTTACAAGCCAGAACCACCGGTGTATAAGCCACCTGTTCCAGTTTACAAGCCCAAACCTGAGCCACCGGTTTACAAACCCAAACCCGAGCCACCGGTTTATAAGCCCAAGCCTGAGCCACCGGTTTACAAGCCCAAACCCGAGCCACCGGTTTACAAGCCCGAGCCACCG CCCAAACCCGAGCCACCTGTTTACAAGCCCGAGCCACCGGTTTACAAACCCGAGCCACCGGTTTACAAACCCGAACCACCAGTTTACAAGCCCAAACCCGAGCCACCGGTTTACAAGCCCAAGCCTGAGCCCAAACCCGAGCCACCTGTTTACAAGCCCAAGCCTGAGCCACCGGTTTACAAGCCCAAACCTGAGCCACCTGTTTACAAGCCCAAGCCGGAACCCAAACCCGAGCCACCTGTTTACAAGCCCAAGCCCGAGCCACCTGTTTACAAGCCCAAACCTGAGCCCAAACCCGAGCCACCTGTTTACAAGCCCAAGCCCGAGCCACCGGTTTACAAGCCCAAGCCTGAGCCCAAACCTGAGCCACCTGTTTACAAGCCCAAGCCGGAACCCAAACCCGAGCCACCTGTTTACAAGCCCAAGCCCGAGCCACCTGTTTACAAGCCCAAACCTGAGCCCAAACCCGAGCCACCTGTTTACAAGCCCAAGCCCGAGCCACCGGTTTACAAGCCCAAGCCTGAGCCCAAACCTGAGCCACCTGTTTACGAGCCCAAACCTGAGCCACCTGTTTATAAGCCTCTCCCCCCTCCGGTTCCTGTCTACACGCCTACACCCGAGCCGCCAGTGGTGACCAAGCCTCTGCCACCTCCAACTCCGTATTATCCACCAGTGATCAAGAAACCTTGCCCACCTGTCCCAGAGCTACCTCCAAAGTACTTGAACCACCCCAAGTTTGGTCATTTCCCACCACTCCCTCCATTTCATCCATGA
- the LOC140810875 gene encoding uncharacterized protein isoform X1 translates to MRLQSSLFGGFFVLSLLFAVSFSNADTYEVVGIGECADCEENRFKTSQAFSGLRVSIDCKLEDEKIERIGFGELDDEGKFKVPIPNTFEQTLKKECYAQLHSAAAVACPAHDGLEASKIVFKSQTKGIYTFSPSKNLKFSAALCTSKFFWPIFQFPPHPLDPWKNHFHWFLPPQVPVYQPPVHVYKPNPPVYNPPVPVYKPNPPVYNPPPVPVYKPKPPVYKPPVPVYKPEPPVYKPPVPVYKPKPEPPVYKPKPEPPVYKPKPEPPVYKPKPEPPVYKPEPPVYKPKPEPPVYKPKPEPPVYKPKPEPPVYKPEPPVYKPEPPVYKPEPPVYKPKPEPPVYKPKPEPKPEPPVYKPKPEPPVYKPKPEPPVYKPKPEPKPEPPVYKPKPEPPVYKPKPEPKPEPPVYKPKPEPPVYKPKPEPKPEPPVYKPKPEPKPEPPVYKPKPEPPVYKPKPEPKPEPPVYKPKPEPPVYKPKPEPKPEPPVYEPKPEPPVYKPLPPPVPVYTPTPEPPVVTKPLPPPTPYYPPVIKKPCPPVPELPPKYLNHPKFGHFPPLPPFHP, encoded by the exons ATGAGGCTTCAAAGTTCCCTTTTCGGGGGTTTCTTTGTTCTGTCTTTACTATTTGCAGTGAGTTTCAGTAATGCTGATACGTACGAGGTCGTAGGGATTGGAGAGTGTGCGGATTGTGAGGAGAATCGCTTCAAAACCAGCCAGGCATTTTCAG GGCTTCGTGTAAGCATAGACTGCAAGCTCGAGGACGAAAAGATCGAAAGAATCGGTTTCGGGGAGCTCGATGATGAAGGAAAATTCAAGGTCCCGATCCCGAATACATTTGAACAAACACTCAAAAAAGAATGCTACGCGCAGCTGCACAGCGCGGCTGCGGTTGCTTGCCCAGCCCATGATGGCCTAGAGGCCTCAAAGATTGTGTTCAAATCCCAAACAAAAGGCATATACACCTTTAGCCCCAGCAAGAATCTCAAATTTTCAGCTGCATTGTGCACTTCCAAGTTCTTTTGGCCGATTTTCCAGTTCCCTCCTCACCCACTTGATCCTTGGAAGAATCACTTCCATTGGTTCCTTCCTCCCCAAGTACCGGTCTACCAGCCCCCGGTCCACGTTTACAAGCCGAATCCACCGGTTTACAACCCGCCGGTTCCGGTTTACAAGCCGAATCCACCGGTCTACAATCCTCCCCCTGTTCCAGTTTACAAGCCGAAACCACCAGTCTATAAGCCACCTGTTCCTGTTTACAAGCCAGAACCACCGGTGTATAAGCCACCTGTTCCAGTTTACAAGCCCAAACCTGAGCCACCGGTTTACAAACCCAAACCCGAGCCACCGGTTTATAAGCCCAAGCCTGAGCCACCGGTTTACAAGCCCAAACCCGAGCCACCGGTTTACAAGCCCGAGCCACCGGTTTACAAACCCAAACCCGAGCCACCTGTTTATAAGCCCAAGCCTGAGCCACCTGTTTACAAGCCCAAACCCGAGCCACCTGTTTACAAGCCCGAGCCACCGGTTTACAAACCCGAGCCACCGGTTTACAAACCCGAACCACCAGTTTACAAGCCCAAACCCGAGCCACCGGTTTACAAGCCCAAGCCTGAGCCCAAACCCGAGCCACCTGTTTACAAGCCCAAGCCTGAGCCACCGGTTTACAAGCCCAAACCTGAGCCACCTGTTTACAAGCCCAAGCCGGAACCCAAACCCGAGCCACCTGTTTACAAGCCCAAGCCCGAGCCACCTGTTTACAAGCCCAAACCTGAGCCCAAACCCGAGCCACCTGTTTACAAGCCCAAGCCCGAGCCACCGGTTTACAAGCCCAAGCCTGAGCCCAAACCTGAGCCACCTGTTTACAAGCCCAAGCCGGAACCCAAACCCGAGCCACCTGTTTACAAGCCCAAGCCCGAGCCACCTGTTTACAAGCCCAAACCTGAGCCCAAACCCGAGCCACCTGTTTACAAGCCCAAGCCCGAGCCACCGGTTTACAAGCCCAAGCCTGAGCCCAAACCTGAGCCACCTGTTTACGAGCCCAAACCTGAGCCACCTGTTTATAAGCCTCTCCCCCCTCCGGTTCCTGTCTACACGCCTACACCCGAGCCGCCAGTGGTGACCAAGCCTCTGCCACCTCCAACTCCGTATTATCCACCAGTGATCAAGAAACCTTGCCCACCTGTCCCAGAGCTACCTCCAAAGTACTTGAACCACCCCAAGTTTGGTCATTTCCCACCACTCCCTCCATTTCATCCATGA